In one Pleomorphomonas sp. T1.2MG-36 genomic region, the following are encoded:
- a CDS encoding inositol monophosphatase family protein → MNIPYDVRMRLDLARNIIGEAGRLALGHFADRAHLAIDAKLNGQDVVSIADRAVEELIRSSVAATFPDDGFLGEEYGLQDSRSGWRWTVDPIDGTSCFVHGLPNWCISIALSDEHEQTRFGLILAPVTGDLYEAVSGEGARLNGDTIRVDGQASLGTGLVGLGASHRVAALEISAVLHALLESGGMFVRSGSGALSIAEVAAGRLCAYYEPHINAWDCLAALLMVREAGGFTAEFPGEGRSLLQGGPVLAAAPQVARPLRELIARACQRIS, encoded by the coding sequence GTGAATATCCCATATGACGTCCGCATGCGTCTCGATCTCGCCCGCAACATCATCGGCGAGGCCGGCCGGTTGGCGCTGGGGCACTTTGCCGACCGCGCGCATCTTGCCATCGACGCCAAGCTCAATGGGCAGGACGTCGTCTCCATCGCCGACCGGGCCGTCGAGGAACTGATCCGCTCGTCCGTCGCCGCCACCTTCCCGGACGACGGCTTTCTGGGCGAGGAATACGGTCTCCAGGATAGCCGATCCGGCTGGCGCTGGACCGTGGATCCGATCGACGGCACCAGTTGCTTCGTCCACGGCCTGCCGAACTGGTGCATTTCGATCGCGCTGTCCGATGAACATGAGCAAACACGCTTCGGCCTGATCCTGGCCCCGGTGACGGGCGACCTCTATGAGGCCGTCTCGGGCGAAGGCGCCCGCCTCAACGGCGATACGATCCGGGTCGACGGGCAGGCCAGCCTCGGTACCGGCCTCGTAGGCCTTGGCGCCAGTCATCGCGTCGCCGCGCTTGAGATATCCGCCGTGCTCCATGCGCTGCTCGAGAGCGGCGGCATGTTCGTTCGCTCCGGCTCCGGCGCGCTGTCGATCGCCGAGGTCGCCGCCGGACGTCTCTGTGCCTATTACGAGCCGCATATCAACGCCTGGGACTGCCTCGCCGCTCTGCTGATGGTCCGCGAGGCCGGCGGCTTTACCGCCGAGTTCCCAGGCGAAGGACGATCCCTTCTTCAAGGCGGGCCGGTGTTGGCCGCCGCGCCCCAGGTTGCCCGGCCGCTCAGGGAACTGATCGCCCGAGCCTGCCAGCGCATCTCCTGA
- a CDS encoding phosphodiesterase: protein MKLIQITDPHLRGDGKPICGLDPAANLAKVIADINRHHADADLVVFTGDLSDDGSPASYRLLAELLAPLAAPSRLLLGNHDDRAAFRAVFPDAPAEEGFIQSVVRTSPVSCLFLDTLDEGAVAGRLCERRLAWLDRQLGEAPAPILVFMHHPPFDIGMPPLDAVKLADPKAFAGVLARHGNVRHIFAGHVHRLCSGTWNGMAISTGRGTNHQTAPLFGAKDFAVGFETPAYNVILIDGADIVVHAQEVGPA from the coding sequence ATGAAGCTGATCCAGATCACCGATCCGCATCTGCGTGGGGATGGCAAGCCGATCTGCGGGCTGGACCCGGCGGCCAACCTCGCCAAGGTGATCGCCGACATCAACCGCCATCACGCCGATGCCGACCTCGTCGTGTTCACCGGCGACCTTTCCGACGACGGCTCGCCAGCCTCCTATCGGTTGCTCGCCGAGCTTCTGGCGCCCCTGGCTGCGCCGTCTCGCCTGCTGCTCGGCAACCATGACGACCGCGCGGCTTTTCGGGCCGTTTTTCCGGATGCGCCGGCCGAGGAGGGCTTCATTCAGTCGGTCGTGCGGACGAGCCCCGTTTCGTGCCTGTTCCTCGACACGCTCGACGAGGGTGCCGTCGCGGGTCGGCTTTGCGAACGTCGTCTAGCCTGGCTCGACCGGCAGCTCGGCGAGGCACCCGCCCCCATACTCGTCTTCATGCACCACCCGCCGTTCGATATCGGCATGCCGCCGCTCGACGCGGTGAAGCTTGCCGACCCCAAGGCCTTCGCGGGCGTTCTCGCCCGCCACGGCAACGTCCGCCACATCTTCGCCGGGCACGTGCATCGCCTGTGCTCCGGAACCTGGAACGGCATGGCCATCAGCACCGGGCGCGGCACCAACCACCAGACCGCGCCGCTGTTCGGCGCCAAGGACTTTGCCGTCGGCTTCGAGACGCCCGCCTACAACGTGATCCTGATCGATGGGGCGGACATCGTCGTTCATGCCCAGGAAGTCGGCCCGGCCTGA
- a CDS encoding MurR/RpiR family transcriptional regulator → MPQFQSNPLGRLPDTTAVARRIADKYGDMTGAVRRFADLVKAEPLKVARMSIHEAVVGADVSVATANRFARLIGFSGYAEFRAELIRGFEKLFEPVDAMKRHRAEAGSAFEVLEASLREDIANIEATLRSLDPAATERAVDMIARAEKVFVLGFENAAQLAGMLACGLEMTGIPTRSPENGGGMVGVARQLFKYGPKDLLIPIAFSLYMRDTIVMTRYARRAGIPVLAITDFLDSPLVPLADQTLFVTAYHSMHPPSDTAILALIEALIAAVARQRPGAPEVAEKFASFAYPWMRSTGPDWSPEE, encoded by the coding sequence ATGCCGCAATTTCAGTCAAACCCTCTTGGGCGTTTGCCGGACACCACGGCCGTTGCCCGGCGCATTGCCGACAAGTATGGCGACATGACCGGAGCCGTGCGGCGGTTCGCCGACCTCGTGAAGGCCGAACCTCTCAAGGTGGCGCGCATGAGCATTCACGAGGCCGTCGTGGGCGCCGACGTGTCGGTGGCCACCGCCAACCGCTTCGCGCGTCTTATCGGCTTTTCCGGCTATGCCGAGTTCCGCGCCGAGCTCATCCGGGGCTTTGAGAAGCTGTTCGAGCCGGTCGATGCGATGAAACGGCATCGGGCCGAGGCGGGCAGCGCCTTCGAAGTGCTGGAGGCGTCGCTCAGGGAGGATATCGCCAACATCGAGGCGACGCTGCGCTCCCTCGATCCGGCAGCGACCGAACGGGCCGTCGACATGATCGCGCGGGCCGAGAAAGTGTTCGTGCTGGGCTTTGAAAACGCCGCCCAGCTTGCGGGAATGCTCGCCTGCGGGCTGGAGATGACGGGCATTCCGACGCGCAGCCCCGAAAACGGCGGCGGCATGGTCGGCGTGGCGCGGCAGCTGTTCAAATATGGTCCGAAGGATCTGCTGATCCCGATCGCCTTCTCACTCTACATGCGCGACACCATCGTGATGACGCGCTACGCGAGGCGGGCCGGCATCCCCGTTCTGGCCATCACCGACTTTCTCGATTCCCCGCTGGTCCCGCTGGCGGATCAGACCCTTTTCGTGACCGCCTACCACTCCATGCATCCGCCGTCCGATACGGCGATCCTCGCGCTGATCGAGGCTTTGATCGCCGCCGTTGCGCGCCAGCGGCCGGGGGCGCCCGAGGTGGCGGAAAAGTTCGCGAGCTTCGCCTATCCCTGGATGCGCAGCACCGGTCCCGATTGGTCGCCGGAGGAATAG
- a CDS encoding ABC transporter substrate-binding protein, with protein sequence MLPASVAFAATPLKLAMGWVPNVEHAGVWIALENGYYAAEGIDFSYSPGGPNAPDPLVVLESGKAQFAASDWLPFIDAYEKNNDLVILASAFPTSPAALLSLAKKPVREPKDLVGARILGQTPANKTIVEIILRNAGLPLEYTMVPTGFSPEPLLAGDGDAYFCFATNQPITLEKMGMVEGKDFFVTLQDTLGYKAPGGVLVAHKSFVKENRAAIVSYFKAYIKGWKENARDPKVAADLAVNKFGADLGLDMDQQIRQNELQIPLTKAAGSDKLFWFDPALVDGPMAEVARLSGHKDVPPAKDLIDLGPLEEALAAS encoded by the coding sequence ATGCTGCCGGCTTCCGTGGCCTTCGCCGCCACACCGCTCAAGCTCGCCATGGGCTGGGTACCCAATGTCGAGCACGCCGGCGTATGGATCGCCCTGGAGAACGGATATTACGCCGCCGAGGGAATAGACTTTAGCTACAGCCCCGGCGGACCGAATGCCCCCGACCCGCTCGTCGTGCTGGAATCGGGCAAGGCGCAGTTCGCCGCCAGCGACTGGCTGCCATTCATCGACGCCTACGAGAAGAACAACGATCTGGTCATCCTGGCCTCGGCCTTCCCGACCAGCCCGGCGGCCCTGCTCTCGCTTGCCAAGAAGCCCGTACGCGAACCCAAGGACCTCGTGGGGGCCCGCATTCTCGGCCAGACTCCCGCCAACAAGACCATCGTCGAGATCATCCTGCGCAACGCCGGCCTGCCGCTTGAGTACACCATGGTTCCCACCGGCTTCTCGCCGGAGCCGCTGCTGGCCGGAGACGGCGACGCCTATTTCTGCTTTGCCACCAACCAGCCGATCACGCTGGAGAAAATGGGCATGGTCGAGGGCAAAGACTTCTTCGTCACCTTGCAGGATACGCTCGGCTACAAGGCGCCCGGTGGCGTGCTGGTCGCGCACAAGTCCTTCGTCAAGGAAAACCGCGCGGCCATCGTCAGCTACTTCAAGGCCTACATCAAAGGCTGGAAGGAAAACGCTAGGGATCCCAAGGTCGCGGCCGATCTGGCGGTCAACAAGTTCGGCGCCGATCTCGGGCTCGATATGGACCAGCAGATCCGCCAGAACGAACTGCAGATTCCCCTGACCAAGGCGGCGGGCTCCGACAAGCTGTTCTGGTTCGATCCGGCCCTGGTGGACGGCCCGATGGCGGAGGTTGCTCGCCTGTCCGGACACAAGGACGTGCCGCCGGCCAAGGATCTGATCGATCTCGGCCCGCTCGAAGAGGCGCTCGCCGCCAGCTGA
- a CDS encoding ABC transporter ATP-binding protein has product MSDKPAIRIDRVSKTFRLGDGQELTALVDIDLTIAPGEFVALLGPSGCGKSTILRLVAALEGATAGRVTIEGKAPAELCQSHRLGVAFQDHALLPWLDIEANVALPFHLAGRSVDKARVKDLIALVGLAGFEKARPKQLSGGMRQRASIARALVLEPEVLLLDEPFGALDAVTRRQMNVELQRIWSRHRITTLLVTHSVDEALFLADRVVVMSGRPGRVILDLPAPFARPRAPAVMREPAFHDLVDRLTEALEPEGAPA; this is encoded by the coding sequence ATGTCCGACAAGCCCGCCATTCGCATCGATCGCGTCAGCAAGACCTTCCGCCTCGGCGACGGGCAGGAGCTGACGGCGCTGGTCGATATCGACCTGACCATTGCTCCTGGCGAGTTCGTCGCCCTGCTCGGGCCGTCCGGTTGCGGCAAGAGCACGATCCTTCGTCTCGTGGCCGCGCTGGAAGGGGCGACGGCCGGTCGCGTCACCATCGAGGGCAAGGCACCGGCCGAGCTTTGCCAAAGCCATCGGCTAGGCGTGGCGTTCCAGGATCACGCGCTGCTGCCCTGGCTCGACATCGAGGCCAACGTCGCCCTGCCCTTCCATCTGGCCGGACGATCGGTCGACAAGGCGCGGGTCAAGGACCTGATTGCCCTGGTCGGTCTGGCCGGTTTCGAGAAGGCCCGCCCCAAGCAACTGTCGGGCGGCATGCGCCAGCGCGCCTCCATCGCCCGCGCCCTGGTGCTGGAGCCCGAAGTGCTGCTGCTCGACGAACCGTTCGGCGCCCTTGATGCCGTCACGCGCCGGCAGATGAACGTCGAGTTGCAGCGCATCTGGAGCCGCCACCGCATCACGACGCTTCTGGTCACCCATTCCGTCGACGAAGCCCTGTTTCTCGCCGACCGCGTGGTCGTGATGAGCGGGCGGCCGGGCCGGGTCATCCTCGACCTGCCGGCTCCCTTCGCTCGCCCGCGTGCGCCGGCCGTGATGCGCGAGCCGGCATTCCACGATCTGGTCGACAGGCTGACCGAAGCACTGGAGCCGGAAGGAGCGCCCGCATGA
- a CDS encoding ABC transporter permease, whose product MTSARSQSFVLGLIGISLFLIAWEVIGTYRLAGLTWPPLSTVLAFLTTPAKLPLFGRAAAASFTSVAIGYLCGASGGLILALASHLIAPVRPGLDRLVAVIHAIPSIALAPLLIVLASADATPPIISGLGVGYIFYVAATSGLSTASASHRDLFAVLGASRLSVTLRLDLPSALPAIASAMKLSVPIAFIGAIIGEWFGASRGLGLLIVSAMQNFQIPLLWSAVLITAVASLAMFALFSLAERLIQERMR is encoded by the coding sequence ATGACCTCCGCCCGCAGCCAGTCCTTCGTGCTGGGATTGATCGGCATATCGCTGTTCCTGATTGCCTGGGAGGTGATCGGCACCTATCGCCTCGCCGGCCTCACCTGGCCGCCATTGTCGACCGTGCTGGCCTTCCTGACGACGCCCGCCAAGTTGCCGCTGTTCGGTCGGGCCGCCGCCGCAAGCTTCACGTCGGTCGCCATAGGCTACCTTTGCGGCGCTTCTGGCGGCCTCATCCTGGCGCTTGCCAGCCACCTGATCGCGCCGGTCCGCCCCGGTCTCGACCGGCTGGTCGCCGTCATCCATGCCATTCCGTCGATCGCGCTGGCACCGCTGTTGATCGTGCTGGCCAGCGCCGATGCGACACCGCCCATCATTTCGGGCCTCGGCGTCGGCTACATCTTCTACGTCGCCGCGACTTCGGGGCTGTCCACGGCAAGCGCCTCGCATCGCGACCTGTTCGCCGTGCTGGGCGCGAGCCGGCTTTCGGTCACGCTGAGGCTCGACTTGCCGTCGGCGCTGCCGGCCATTGCATCCGCCATGAAACTGTCGGTGCCGATCGCCTTCATCGGCGCCATCATCGGCGAGTGGTTCGGCGCCTCGCGCGGCCTCGGCCTCCTGATCGTCTCGGCCATGCAGAACTTCCAGATTCCGCTCCTTTGGAGCGCCGTGCTGATCACGGCCGTTGCGTCGCTCGCGATGTTCGCCCTGTTCAGCCTCGCGGAACGCCTCATACAGGAGCGCATGCGATGA
- a CDS encoding ABC transporter permease produces the protein MIAVVSIANLLRRYWAVALIVAGWQIWVSATGLSSIVLPGPLAVAKDFVGDPLSYAEPAGRTFLVAVVGLLLGFLLGAGLAILSWSSRILNGLLTPLGLIFTSIPVVTLIPIIARLLGYDVRTVVAIVSLICFFPAFVYVGAGLRALPPGSDDLFRVFGGSRFQRFTRLVLPSAVPNLMLAFRLTAPEAVLAAVVAEFLMGTDGLGYMFRKAAGEFDTERALATSLIATITSVACFGLALAAERRVLRRWT, from the coding sequence ATGATCGCCGTCGTCTCCATCGCCAATCTGCTGCGCCGCTACTGGGCCGTGGCGCTGATCGTGGCGGGCTGGCAAATCTGGGTTTCGGCGACGGGCCTTTCGTCCATCGTGCTGCCGGGCCCGCTGGCGGTCGCCAAGGATTTCGTCGGCGACCCGCTGAGTTATGCCGAACCGGCCGGGCGGACCTTTCTCGTCGCCGTCGTCGGTCTGCTGCTCGGCTTCCTGCTGGGGGCGGGCCTGGCGATACTCAGCTGGTCGTCGCGCATCCTGAACGGCCTGCTGACCCCGCTCGGCCTGATCTTCACATCGATCCCGGTGGTGACGCTGATCCCGATCATCGCCCGCCTTCTCGGCTATGACGTCAGGACGGTGGTCGCCATCGTTTCGTTGATCTGTTTCTTCCCCGCCTTCGTTTACGTCGGCGCCGGCCTCAGGGCCCTGCCGCCGGGCAGCGACGACCTGTTCCGCGTGTTCGGCGGTTCGCGATTTCAGCGGTTCACCCGCTTGGTGTTGCCGTCGGCGGTGCCCAACCTGATGCTGGCCTTCCGCCTGACCGCGCCCGAAGCCGTCCTCGCCGCCGTCGTTGCCGAGTTCCTGATGGGGACCGACGGCCTGGGCTACATGTTCCGCAAGGCAGCCGGCGAGTTCGATACCGAGCGGGCGCTCGCCACCTCCCTGA